The Naumovozyma castellii chromosome 4, complete genome genome contains a region encoding:
- the NCAS0D04380 gene encoding uncharacterized protein (ancestral locus Anc_6.311), producing the protein MSEENLFEETTSKKQYEITDYSSKHKRLPGHFLGLNTIEKAEESPLKNFVRSHGGHTVISKILIANNGIAAVKEIRSVRKWAYETFGNERTIQFVAMATPEDLEANAEYIRMADQYVEVPGGTNNKNYANVDLIVDIAERADVDAVWAGWGHASENPHLPEKLAMSKRKVVFIGPPGSAMRSLGDKISSTIVAQSAHVPCIPWSGTGIDKVQVDKDTGLVSVADEVYAQGCCSSPEDGLEKAKKIGFPVMIKASEGGGGKGIRQVEREEDFIALYHQAANEIPGSPIFIMKLAGKARHLEVQLLADQYGNNISLFGRDCSVQRRHQKIIEEAPVTIAAPETFAMMEKSAVRLGKLVGYVSAGTVEYLYSHEDKKFYFLELNPRLQVEHPTTEMVTGVNLPATQLQIAMGIPMHRISDIRVFYGMNPHTASEIDFDFSTEESLKTQRKPVPKGHCTACRITSEDPDEGFKPSGGSLHELNFRSSSNVWGYFSVGNNGGIHSFSDSQFGHIFAFGENRQASRKHMVVALKELSIRGDFRTTVEYLIKLLETEDFEDNTITTGWLDDLISHKMTAEKPDPTLAVICGATTQTFIAAEAARKKYIDNLKRGQVPPKSQLETMFPVEFIHEGMRYKFTVAKSADDRYTLFINGSKCEVRASKLSDGGLLIALGGKSHTIYWKQEVGATRLSVDSMTTLLEVENDPTQLRTPSPGKLVKFLVESGDHIAAGQPYAEIEVMKMQMPLVAQETGIIQLLKQPGSTLSAGDIIAILTLDDPSKVKHALPFEGLLPDFGSPVVEGTKPAYKFKSLISTLQNILQGYDNQIIMNASVQQLIEVLRDPKLPYSEWKLHISALHSRLPIDLYERLEELVSRSAKRAAIFPARQLNKMLEGALKQPDADSQLAGNIEPLLDITRRYMDGLEAHEHSVFVNFLEEYYNIEKLFNGSNVREENVILKLRDENIDNLDKVALIVLSHAKVSAKNNLILAILKHYQPLCKISSEIAHIFTKPLQDLVQLESKSTAKIALQAREILIQGALPSVKERTEQVEHILKSSVVQTSYGASNAKRSEPDLEILKDLIDSNYVVFDVLIGFLSHPDPAVAAAAAQVYVRRAYRAYTVGEVKGHESISNPVIEWKFQLPSAAFSSIPQVRTKMGMNRAISVSDLSYVVDSEHSPLRTGILVSANHLDDVDNNLAESLEVIPEHFSPSGPVPDRSGSSSTLSNVANIFVGSTEGFESETEILKKIREILDVNKPDLIKSAIRRITFMFGFKDGTYPKYYTFNGPNYCENETIRHIEPALAFQLELGKMSNFNIKPIFTENRNIHVYEAVSKTSPLDKRFFTRGIIRTGRIREDISIQKYLTSEANRLMSDILDNLEIIDTSNSDLNHIFINFSAVFDVSPEDVEAAFGGFLERFGKRLLRLRVSSAEIRIIIQDPQTGAPVPLRALINNVSGYVVKSELYTEVKNSKGEWVFKSLGKPGSMHLRPIATPYPVKEWLQPKRYKAHLMGTTYVYDFPELFHQATVSQWEKHSPETKLTDSFFTANELIEDENGELTEVEREPGANSIGMVAFKVTVKTPEYPRGRQFVIVANDITFKIGSFGPQEDDFFNKVTEYARKRGIPRIYLAANSGARIGIAEEIVPLFQVCWKEEGNPSKGFEYLYLTSEGLETLKKYGKENSVVTERVVENGQERFVIKTIIGAEDGLGVECLRGSGLIAGATSRAYQDIFTITLVTCRSVGIGAYLVRLGQRAIQIEGQPIILTGAPAINKVLGREVYSSNLQLGGTQIMYNNGVSHLTAPDDLAAVEQIMNWLSYIPAKRNMPVPILENDDKWDRLVDFVPQPKVAYDVRWMLEGRDMEDGSFEYGLFDKGSFFETLSGWAQGVVVGRARLGGIPLGVIAVETRTVENLIPADPANPESQESLIQEAGQVWYPNSAFKTAQAIQDFNHGEQLPLMILANWRGFSGGQRDMYNEVLKYGSFIVDALVDYKQPIFIYIPPTGELRGGSWVVVDPTINSDQMEMYADKDSRAGVLEPEGMVGIKYRREKLLGTMNRLDPAYKSLREQLSNKDLNVDEHKEISKKLALREKLLLPIYNQISIQFADLHDRSERMVSKGVISKELEWVESRRFFFWRLRRRLNEEYLIRRLDNELVDASRLEKIARLRSWYPASVNHEDNRQVATWIEENYQILDEHLKSLKMEAFAQGLAKSIRNDHDNVINGLSEVLKMLSNEDKEKLLKTLK; encoded by the coding sequence ATGAGCGAAGAAAACTTATTCGAGGAAACAACCTCCAAAAAGCAATACGAAATAACTGACTATTCATCCAAACATAAGAGACTCCCAGGTCATTTCCTAGGTCTAAATACAATAGAGAAGGCTGAAGAATctccattgaaaaatttcgTCAGATCACATGGTGGTCACACCGTCATCTCCAAGATATTAATCGCTAATAATGGGATTGCTGCCGTTAAGGAGATCCGTTCCGTTAGAAAATGGGCCTATGAAACTTTCGGTAATGAAAGAACCATTCAATTCGTCGCTATGGCCACCCCAGAAGATTTGGAAGCTAATGCTGAATACATTAGAATGGCCGATCAATACGTGGAAGTCCCAGGTGGAACCAACAATAAAAATTATGCTAATGTCGATCTGATCGTGGACATTGCAGAAAGAGCTGATGTCGATGCAGTGTGGGCAGGTTGGGGTCATGCCTCTGAAAACCCACATTTACCAGAAAAATTAGCCATGTCCAAGAGGAAAGTCGTCTTTATTGGTCCACCAGGGAGCGCTATGAGATCCCTAGGTGACAAGATTTCCTCTACCATTGTCGCTCAATCCGCTCACGTTCCATGTATCCCATGGTCAGGAACAGGTATTGACAAAGTTCAAGTGGATAAAGATACTGGGTTGGTCTCCGTCGCTGATGAAGTATACGCTCAAGGGTGCTGTTCATCCCCCGAGGATGGACTTGAGAAGGCCAAGAAAATTGGGTTCCCCGTCATGATTAAGGCCTCTGAAGGTGGTGGTGGGAAAGGTATTAGACAAGTGGAACgtgaagaagatttcaTCGCTTTGTACCATCAAGCTGCCAATGAAATTCCAGGTTCCCCCATATTTATTATGAAATTGGCAGGTAAAGCCCGTCATTTGGAAGTGCAATTATTAGCTGACCAATATGGTAACAACATTTCTCTATTTGGTCGTGATTGTTCCGTGCAAAGACGTCatcaaaaaattattgaagaagctcCAGTGACCATTGCTGCACCAGAAACTTTTGCCATGATGGAAAAATCTGCCGTGAGACTGGGGAAATTGGTTGGTTATGTGTCCGCTGGTACTGTGGAGTATTTATACTCTCATgaagataagaaattttatttcttaGAATTGAATCCAAGATTACAAGTCGAGCATCCAACCACTGAAATGGTCACAGGTGTAAATTTACCAGCCACTCAATTGCAAATTGCTATGGGTATCCCCATGCATAGAATTAGCGACATTAGAGTATTTTACGGAATGAACCCACATACCGCTTCAGAAATTGATTTCGATTTCTCCACAGAAGAATCATTGAAGACTCAAAGGAAACCAGTTCCAAAGGGTCATTGTACTGCCTGTCGTATTACTTCTGAAGATCCAGATGAAGGGTTTAAACCATCTGGGGGGTCCCTACATGAATTGAACTTCcgttcttcttcaaacgTTTGGGGTTACTTCTCAGTGGGTAATAATGGTGGTATTCATTCATTCTCAGATTCTCAATTCGGTCATATCTTTGCATTCGGAGAAAATAGACAAGCCTCTAGAAAACATATGGTTGTCGCCCTAAAGGAATTATCCATTAGAGGTGATTTCAGAACCACAGTGGAATACttaatcaaattattagaaactgaagattttgaagataatacaATTACTACCGGTTGGttggatgatttaatttctcATAAGATGACTGCTGAAAAACCAGATCCAACATTGGCTGTCATTTGTGGTGCTACCACTCAAACTTTTATTGCCGCTGAAGCAGCTCGTAAGAAATATATAGATAACTTAAAGAGAGGTCAAGTACCACCAAAGTCtcaattggaaacaatGTTCCCCGTGGAATTCATTCATGAAGGAATGAGATACAAATTTACTGTGGCTAAATCTGCTGATGATCGTTACACATTGTTCATTAACGGTTCCAAATGTGAAGTTCGTGCCTCCAAGTTATCAGACGGTGGATTGTTGATTGCTCTTGGTGGGAAGTCCCATACCatttattggaaacaaGAAGTAGGTGCAACAAGATTATCCGTTGATTCTATGACTACTTTGTTAGAAGTGGAAAATGATCCAACACAATTACGTACTCCTTCTCCAGGTAAATTAGTCAAATTCTTAGTGGAAAGTGGTGATCACATTGCCGCAGGTCAACCTTATGCTGAAATTGAGGTTATGAAAATGCAAATGCCCCTAGTAGCTCAAGAAACTGGTATTATTCAACTTTTGAAACAACCAGGTTCTACTCTTTCTGCAGGTGATATAATTGCCATCTTAACTCTAGATGATCCATCAAAGGTTAAACACGCATTGCCATTTGAAGGTTTATTACCTGATTTTGGTTCTCCAGTGGTTGAAGGTACCAAGCCAGCCtacaaattcaaatctttaatttccaCCTTACAAAATATCTTACAAGGTTATGataatcaaataataatgaatgcATCAGtacaacaattaattgaGGTGCTAAGAGATCCAAAATTACCATATTCAGAATGGAAATTACATATTTCTGCTCTACATTCCAGATTACCCATTGATTTATATGAAAGATTAGAAGAACTTGTCAGTCGTTCTGCTAAGCGTGCTGCAATTTTCCCAGCTAGacaattgaataaaatgTTAGAAGGTGCTTTGAAACAACCTGATGCGGATAGTCAATTGGCCGGCAACATTGAGCCTTTATTGGATATAACGAGACGTTACATGGATGGGCTAGAAGCTCATGAACATTCAGTATTCGTTAACTTTTTGGAAGAATATTACaacattgaaaaactaTTTAATGGTTCCAACGTTCgtgaagaaaatgttatCTTAAAACTACGTGATGAAAACATTGACAATTTAGATAAGGTCGCTTTGATTGTTTTGTCACATGCTAAAGTGTCAGCCAAGaataatttgattttaGCCATTTTAAAGCACTACCAACCTTTGTGTAAGATTTCTTCTGAAATTGCTCATATTTTCACTAAGCCATTACAAGATCTTGTCCAATTGGAATCTAAGTCAACAGCTAAGATTGCTCTACAAGCAAGAGAAATTTTGATCCAAGGTGCCCTTCCATCTGTGAAGGAAAGAACTGAACAAGTGGAACATATTTTAAAGTCTTCTGTAGTTCAAACTTCCTATGGTGCATCAAATGCTAAACGCTCAGAACCTGATCtagaaattttgaaggATCTAATTGATTCTAACTATGTAGTTTTTGATGTTTTGATTGGTTTCTTAAGTCATCCTGATCCTGCCGTCGCTGCCGCTGCTGCTCAAGTGTACGTTCGTCGTGCATACAGAGCATACACTGTTGGTGAAGTTAAGGGTCATGAATCTATTTCTAATCCAGTCATTGAATGGAAATTCCAATTGCCTTCTGCTGCCTTTTCCTCTATTCCACAGGTTAGGACGAAAATGGGTATGAACAGAGCTATCTCTGTTTCTGATTTAAGTTACGTTGTTGACAGCGAACATTCTCCATTAAGAACTGGTATTCTTGTTTCTGCTAACCATCTTGACGATGTTGACAACAACCTAGCTGAAAGTTTGGAAGTCATTCCAGAACACTTTTCTCCATCTGGGCCCGTTCCTGACAGATCTGGTAGTTCATCTACATTAAGCAATGTTGCTAACATTTTTGTTGGGTCAACTGAAGGATTTGAGTCTGAAACAGAAATTCTAAAGAAGATTAGAGAAATATTAGATGTTAACAAGCCAGACTTAATTAAGTCCGCCATTCGTCGTATCACATTTATGTTTGGTTTTAAGGATGGCACATATCCAAAATATTACACTTTTAATGGGCCTAATTATTGcgaaaatgaaacaatCCGTCACATTGAACCAGCTTTAGCTTTCCAATTAGAATTAGGGAAGATGTCCAACTTCAACATTAAGCCAATCTTCACTGAAAATAGAAACATTCATGTTTACGAAGCTGTCAGTAAGACTTCTCCATTGGATAAGAGATTTTTCACAAGAGGTATAATTAGAACAGGCCGTATTCGTGAAGATATCTccattcaaaaatatttaacttCTGAAGCCAATAGATTAATGAGTGATATCTTGGATAACTTGGAAATCATCGATACATCCAATTCTGACTTGAATCAtatctttattaatttttccgCCGTCTTTGATGTGTCTCCAGAAGATGTTGAAGCCGCCTTTGGTGGATTCTTGGAAAGATTTGGTAAAAGATTATTAAGATTACGTGTATCATCAGCTGAAATTcgtattattattcaagatCCACAAACTGGTGCACCAGTCCCACTACGTGCATTGATTAACAATGTTTCAGGTTACGTGGTCAAGTCCGAGTTATACACTGAAGTTAAAAACAGTAAAGGTGAGTGGGTTTTCAAGTCTTTGGGTAAACCAGGTTCCATGCATTTGAGACCTATTGCCACACCATATCCAGTCAAAGAATGGTTACAACCTAAACGTTACAAGGCACATTTAATGGGTACCACTTATGTTTATGACTTCCCAGAATTATTCCATCAAGCTACTGTATCTCAATGGGAAAAGCATTCACCAGAGACAAAATTGACAGATTCTTTCTTCACCGccaatgaattaattgaagatgaaaacgGAGAATTAACTGAAGTTGAAAGAGAACCAGGTGCCAATTCCATTGGTATGGTTGCCTTTAAGGTTACTGTAAAGACTCCAGAATATCCACGTGGTCGTCAATTTGTTATTGTTGCCAATGATATTACATTCAAAATTGGTTCCTTTGGTCCACAGGAAGATGATTTCTTTAACAAGGTTACTGAATATGCTAGAAAGCGTGGTATTCCAAGAATCTATTTAGCTGCTAACTCCGGTGCCAGAATTGGTATCGCAGAAGAAATTGTTCCTTTATTTCAAGTTTGTTGGAAGGAAGAGGGCAATCCATCTAAGGGGTTCGAATACTTATATTTGACATCTGAAGGACTAGAGactttaaagaaatatggtAAGGAGAATTCTGTAGTTACAGAACGTGTTGTGGAAAATGGTCAAGAAAGATTTGTCATTAAGACAATTATTGGTGCTGAAGATGGTCTCGGTGTTGAATGTTTGAGAGGATCCGGGTTAATTGCCGGTGCCACCTCAAGAGCATACCAAGATATTTTCACCATTACATTAGTTACCTGTAGGTCCGTTGGTATTGGTGCTTATCTAGTAAGATTGGGTCAAAGAGCCATTCAAATTGAAGGGCAACCAATTATCCTTACTGGTGCTCCAGCCATCAATAAAGTGTTAGGTAGAGAAGTTTACTCGTCCAATCTTCAACTTGGTGGTACCCAAATTATGTACAACAATGGTGTTTCCCATCTAACTGCTCCTGATGATCTTGCTGCTGTGgaacaaataatgaattggTTGTCGTATATTCCAGCTAAGCGTAACATGCCCGTTCCAATCTTAGAAAACGATGATAAATGGGACAGATTAGTTGATTTTGTTCCTCAACCAAAGGTTGCCTACGATGTTAGATGGATGCTTGAAGGTCGTGACATGGAAGATGGTAGTTTCGAATATGGGTTATTTGATAAGGGATCCTTTTTCGAGACATTATCTGGATGGGCTCAaggtgttgttgttggtagAGCTCGTCTTGGTGGTATCCCCTTGGGTGTCATTGCCGTGGAAACTAGAACCGTGGAGAATTTAATTCCTGCTGATCCAGCTAATCCTGAGTCTCAAGAAAGTTTGATTCAAGAAGCTGGTCAAGTTTGGTATCCAAATTCTGCATTTAAGACAGCACAGGCCATTCAAGATTTCAATCATGGTGAACAATTACCCTTGATGATCCTGGCTAATTGGAGAGGGTTCTCTGGTGGTCAACGTGATATGTACAATGAAGTTTTGAAATATGGTTCATTTATTGTTGATGCCCTTGTGGATTACAAGCAACctattttcatttatattCCACCTACTGGTGAACTAAGAGGTGGGTCATGGGTTGTTGTTGATCCAACGATTAATAGTGATCAAATGGAAATGTATGCTGATAAGGATTCACGTGCCGGTGTTTTAGAACCTGAAGGTATGGTTGGTATCAAATATCGTAGAGAGAAACTGTTGGGGACCATGAATAGATTAGATCCTGCATATAAATCGTTAAGGGAACAATTATCCAATAAGGATTTGAATGTGGATGAACATAAGGAAATTTCTAAGAAATTGGCATTACGTGAGAAATTACTACTACCGATTTACAATCAAATTAGTATTCAATTTGCCGATTTACATGATAGATCTGAACGTATGGTATCTAAGGGTGTCATTAGTAAAGAATTAGAATGGGTTGAATCGCGTcgtttcttcttctggagattaagaagaagattgaatgaagaatatttgattaGAAGGTTAGATAATGAATTAGTGGATGCCTCTagattggaaaagattgcTAGATTAAGATCATGGTATCCTGCCTCAGTGAATCATGAAGATAATAGACAAGTGGCCACATggattgaagaaaattatcaaatcttggatgaacatttgaaatctttgaagatggaaGCATTTGCTCAAGGATTGGCTAAATCTATTAGAAATGATCATGATAATGTAATTAATGGATTATCTGAAGTGTTGAAGATGTTGTCcaatgaagataaagaaaaattattgaaaactttgaaatag
- the RRT12 gene encoding Rrt12p (ancestral locus Anc_6.313): MKVKHFIPQLFLTITFLQEPIYGREYLVSLKQNDSIQSFMDSTITRGRSVKEYLRDKIGKTFSIGSFKGFTVDLTDDLLEAIKKNPLVSDVVPNLRVHAFEDVKDEEGDDDGGQFDNKMQKGKCSVKVQYGAPRHLARLSRRKQLPYDFEDKEAYLDSLKYFYDKRSQGASVNAYIIDSGIYLEHEEFNGRAIPGIDLTGEGSGDYNGHGTHVAGIVGSKSYGVAKKVKLIEIKVLNRLGQGSLAMVLGGIEFAVKHCQETSKKGRCVANLSLGSMRTAILNKAIKAAIDAGLVVVVAAGNNNLNACWYSPASAPEAITVGAFDDRIDAIAKFSNWGQCLDIFAPGVVIKSLSIFKDKEDVTYSGTSMASPTVAGLAALTLDQGVSAEEVKDYILEMGTDNVFHRRSLLFKPGTPNKICFNGVKRNEEEYDDENEEDNEVADTLENIVIPKTGEMPSSIDDSDDKRVAPEEDLVPLGQIHFKRGEENDENRR; this comes from the coding sequence ATGAAAGTTAAACATTTTATTCCACAACTTTTTTTAACAATAACGTTCCTGCAAGAACCTATATATGGCAGGGAATATTTAGTCAGTCTCAAACAAAATGATTCAATTCAAAGTTTCATGGATTCCACTATCACAAGAGGGCGATCAGTAAAGGAATATTTAAGAGATAAGATTGGGAAGACATTTTCCATTGGTTCATTCAAGGGATTCACAGTGGATTTGACTGATGATTTGTTGGAGGCCATTAAGAAAAATCCATTGGTTTCAGACGTGGTTCCCAATTTGAGAGTGCATGCCTTTGAAGATGTGAAGGATGAGgaaggtgatgatgatggtggtcaatttgataataagaTGCAGAAAGGGAAATGTTCAGTGAAAGTGCAGTATGGTGCTCCGAGACACCTTGCCAGATTATCGagaagaaaacaattaccttatgattttgaagataaggaagcatatttggattcattGAAGTATTTTTATGATAAGAGAAGTCAAGGTGCAAGTGTTAATGCGTATATTATTGATTCAGGTATCTATTTAGAAcatgaagaattcaatGGTAGAGCCATCCCTGGGATTGATTTAACTGGTGAAGGATCTGGTGATTATAATGGACATGGGACACATGTTGCCGGTATTGTTGGTTCCAAGAGTTATGGAGTTGCTAAGAAAGTGAAActcattgaaattaaagtACTTAACCGATTAGGTCAGGGAAGTTTAGCCATGGTACTTGGTGGAATTGAATTTGCTGTTAAACATTGTCAAGAGACTAGTAAGAAGGGAAGATGTGTGGCTAATTTGAGTTTAGGATCAATGAGGACCGCGATTTTAAATAAAGCCATTAAAGCAGCCATTGATGCCGGTTTAGTGGTGGTTGTCGCAGCaggtaataataatttgaatgcCTGTTGGTATAGTCCAGCATCTGCACCTGAAGCCATTACAGTGGGCGCATTTGATGATCGTATTGATGCAATTGCGAAATTTAGTAATTGGGGTCAATGTTTAGATATATTTGCCCCTGGAGTGGTAATTAAATCGTTATCAATCTTTAAGGATAAGGAAGATGTTACTTATTCTGGAACCTCGATGGCATCGCCCACTGTGGCAGGCTTAGCTGCTTTAACGTTAGATCAAGGCGTTTCAGCGGAAGAAGTGAAAGATTATATACTTGAGATGGGTACCGATAATGTATTCCACCGACGCAGTCTTTTATTCAAGCCTGGGACTCCGAATAAGATATGTTTCAATGGAGTCAAGAGAAATGAGGAAGAAtacgatgatgaaaatgaagaggaTAATGAAGTTGCGGATACGTTGGAAAACATTGTAATTCCAAAGACGGGTGAGATGCCGTCGTCAATAGATGACAGTGACGATAAGAGAGTGGCCCCTGAAGAAGACCTTGTTCCCCTGGGACAGATTCATTTCAAGAGAGGAGAGGAGAATGACGAGAATAGGAGATGA
- the NCAS0D04400 gene encoding zinc-binding alcohol dehydrogenase family protein, whose translation MLLASLPRSMKAVVIDGDRPLVKSNVPIPILDENCILIRTVAVAGNTSEFKHLDLKLGPQGSILGCDVVGEIVQLGSNIIEPKDDEYQIGDYVYAFVHGASHSRPYNGAFAEYVSVDSATTYKCPKGWTLAKSDYLPQGPVTTFEGAVSIPFSMTTAGAVLYHEMRLQLEWEPKEPQNNFPLLIWGGATGVGQSLIQIAKRLHGYTKIIVVCSKKHRDNMIKYGADDVFDYHDEDVVQQIKQKYPNIQHLIDAVSNDETIQQVYKCSADDVPVTLMQLVFLNLDNIKPEDRKDNVKIIGTVVYLSTGLGVQMGESYHFPANPIYRRDIINFVKFIEPHIAAGEIQHMPVKIFRNGLDDIPEITDLIRKGKTSGEKFVTVLQ comes from the coding sequence ATGTTACTAGCAAGTCTTCCCAGAAGTATGAAAGCTGTCGTCATCGATGGCGATAGACCACTCGTTAAAAGCAACGTCCCAATCCCCATCCTGGATGAAAATTGCATCCTAATCAGAACCGTCGCTGTGGCCGGTAACACTTCGGAGTTCAAACACTTGGATTTGAAACTCGGTCCACAGGGTTCCATCTTAGGATGTGACGTCGTCGgtgaaattgttcaattggGGTCCAATATCATTGAACCTaaggatgatgaatatcAAATTGGTGATTACGTTTATGCATTCGTTCATGGTGCCTCCCATAGTCGTCCTTACAATGGTGCATTTGCTGAATATGTGTCTGTGGATTCAGCTACCACCTACAAGTGTCCGAAGGGTTGGACCCTAGCTAAATCGGATTACTTGCCTCAAGGTCCAGTGACAACCTTTGAAGGTGCCGTGTCCATACCCTTTTCCATGACTACTGCAGGTGCTGTCTTGTATCATGAAATGAGGCTTCAATTGGAATGGGAACCCAAAGAACCGCAGAATAATTTTCCCTTATTGATTTGGGGTGGGGCCACGGGGGTTGGTcaatctttaattcaaatagCTAAGAGATTACATGGGTACACCAagattattgttgtttgttcCAAGAAACATCGTGACAATATGATTAAATATGGTGCCGATGACGTTTTTGATTATCATGATGAAGATGTCGTGCAACAGatcaaacaaaaatatccaaatattcaGCATTTAATTGATGCAGTTTCTAATGATGAAACTATTCAACAAGTATACAAGTGTTCTGCTGATGATGTGCCCGTAACATTGATGCAATTGGTTTTTTTGAACcttgataatattaaacCAGAGGACAGAAAGGATAATGTGAAAATAATTGGGACTGTAGTCTATCTTTCCACAGGTCTTGGTGTTCAAATGGGTGAAAGTTATCATTTCCCGGCAAATCCAATATATAGAAGagatataataaattttgttaaatttattgaacCACACATTGCAGCGGGTGAAATTCAACATATGCCTGTTAAGATTTTCCGTAATGGACTAGATGATATCCCTGAAATTACTGATCTTATCAGAAAGGGTAAGACAAGTGGTGAAAAGTTTGTCACAGTATTACAATGA
- the BUD23 gene encoding 18S rRNA (guanine1575-N7)-methyltransferase (ancestral locus Anc_6.316), translating to MSRPEDLAPPEYFYNDSESKKYTSSTRVQHIQAKMTLRALELLNIPPNSFILDIGCGSGLSGEILSEEGDHMWCGIDISPSMLATGLERELEGDLMLQDMGAGIPFRAGSFDAAISISAIQWLCNADTSYNDPKRRLMRFFNSLFAALKKGGKFAAQFYPKDDEQIDQILQAAKVAGFNGGLVIDDPESKKNKKYYLVLSAGAPRNDDRQVNLDGVTMDAQENDDPNALRMKKHKRGKVMESSKDYIQRKKDLMKRRGRKVAKDSKFTGRKRRPRF from the coding sequence ATGTCCCGTCCTGAAGACCTTGCACCACCAGAATATTTTTACAATGATTCAGAATCCAAAAAATATACCTCTTCCACAAGAGTGCAGCATATCCAAGCCAAGATGACCTTACGTGCCCTGGAACTACTAAACATACCACCAAACAGTTTCATTCTCGATATAGGATGTGGGTCCGGACTCAGTGGTGAAATCCTTTCCGAAGAAGGTGATCATATGTGGTGTGGTATCGATATATCCCCCAGTATGCTTGCGACTGGTCTAGAGAGAGAATTGGAGGGTGATTTGATGTTACAGGATATGGGTGCAGGTATACCGTTCCGTGCAGGTTCATTCGATGCAGCCATCAGTATTAGTGCCATTCAATGGCTTTGTAATGCGGATACATCCTATAATGATCCTAAGAGAAGATTAATgagatttttcaattctttatttgcCGCTTTGAAGAAAGGTGGGAAATTCGCTGCACAATTTTATCCAAAGGATGATGAACAGATTGATCAAATATTACAGGCTGCTAAGGTGGCAGGGTTCAATGGTGGGTTGGTCATTGATGATCCAGAAtctaagaaaaataagaaatattatttggttTTGAGTGCTGGTGCTCCAAGAAATGATGATAGACAAGTTAATTTGGATGGTGTCACCATGGATGCacaagaaaatgatgatcCAAATGCCctaagaatgaaaaaacaTAAGAGAGGGAAAGTAATGGAATCATCAAAGGATTACATTCAAAGgaagaaagatttaatgAAGAGACGTGGTAGGAAAGTGGCCAAGGATTCTAAATTTACTGGGAGAAAGAGAAGGCCcagattttga